In Spirochaetales bacterium, one genomic interval encodes:
- a CDS encoding ABC transporter ATP-binding protein: MNIRIMDVTKTYRLGKNEVHALNGISLEIESGCFLSLAGPSGSGKTTLLNLLGCIDSPTSGDIYFEDQNICLLKEKARGHIRKNTIGFIFQSFNLIETLNVYENVEYPSVGSRKDGKIMKEKIEHLLKEIGLIDQRKRFPNTLSGGQRQRVAIARAFVNDPGIILADEPTANLDSATGGRIIELMKKMNEEKCTSLIFSTHDPYIMEMAGKVIEIHDGKIKETRIV; this comes from the coding sequence ATGAATATCAGAATAATGGATGTCACCAAGACGTACCGTCTTGGTAAAAACGAAGTGCATGCACTCAACGGAATATCACTTGAAATCGAAAGCGGCTGCTTTCTCTCTCTCGCCGGACCTTCAGGTTCAGGCAAAACAACACTTTTGAATTTGCTAGGATGTATTGATAGCCCGACTTCAGGAGATATATATTTTGAAGATCAAAACATCTGCCTGTTGAAGGAAAAAGCGCGGGGACATATCAGAAAAAATACAATTGGTTTCATCTTTCAATCTTTTAATCTGATCGAAACATTGAATGTTTATGAAAACGTCGAATATCCTTCCGTCGGTTCGCGGAAAGACGGCAAAATCATGAAAGAGAAAATCGAACACCTATTAAAAGAAATCGGCCTTATCGATCAAAGAAAAAGATTTCCCAACACGTTATCGGGCGGACAAAGACAGCGTGTTGCCATTGCCAGGGCGTTCGTCAATGATCCCGGCATTATACTCGCGGATGAACCGACAGCGAATCTCGATTCGGCCACAGGAGGCAGAATCATCGAATTGATGAAAAAAATGAATGAAGAAAAGTGTACCTCACTGATATTTTCGACGCACGATCCGTATATCATGGAAATGGCCGGAAAGGTTATCGAAATTCATGATGGAAAAATCAAGGAGACCCGAATTGTTTAA